The Metallosphaera hakonensis JCM 8857 = DSM 7519 genome includes the window CACGTCCAGGAAGCTCCTCTTCCTCCCCAGGAGAAAGATCGCGGCTTGAACGAGTCCCCACGACGTCCCCTTAGTGGGCTTTATCCTGCTCAAGAGGCTCTTGTTACCGTGGTACTGGGGTATGGCGTGGAAGTCCACCGCTACCTTCCTGTCCCTGACCTCCCTCAACCTCCTCCTCCCCAACTCCCTCAATGCCTCCCTCACGTCCTCAACTTCAACGCGGTTCAGCTTCAGTGCACGTCTCCCCTCGTTCCCCAACCTGCTCAGGTAGCTCCCCATCGCCTTAAACAAGGCACTGAGGAGCTCCTCAGGGAAAAGCATTTTAGCGAGGACCGCGTAAATTATCTTGAGGGCGGACCTGGCGAAATCCCGGTTGAACTTCGCCAGTTTCGTTTGATTCACCCGTTTCATATGTTCAGGTTCGCCCTCGCGTATACAAACTTTTCTCCAGAAATTCCCATCCTCTCAACTTTTTCTGGATTTCACTCATCTCGTTTTTTACGCGAAAAACGAGATTCCCATACTGATGTAAGTCGGAGGATATCCCCACGACTGTCCCCCAATTGGAGGTGGGTTCTGATTAGGCGGAGAAGGTACACTCGGAGAGTAAACCGACTGTAGATTATACCCACAGGACGAACAAAAGAGAGCATTATCAGGATTTTGTGCTCCACACCTAGGACAATATTTGGGCATACATATCTATTCATTTAACGAGTTATAAATTCTTCTGAATTAATTGTGTTTCTAGTTAGAGGTTTTTTGCCAAACTCCTGAGAGGACAGATTCAAGACTGCTACTTGGAAGTCTAGAAAATCCTGAAACGGTATGGGCTAGTTAATCTTAAAGTTAATCAGGTTTCAGAGTTTGCATGGATTCCAGTGTAGAGGCTAGCGACGAAGAATTGAAAAAGATTTACGAGGATATCCCACCCAGTTACGATAGGGCCAACAGGTTCATCTCGTTTAATCAGGACGTGAAGTGGAGAGCTAACCTGGTTAAGACTTTGCTGAAGTTTTGCCCCAACCCATCTAAGGTCCTGGACGTGGCGGCTGGCAAGGGAGAACTTTCGTATGTCCTAAGGAAGTATTGGCCAATCGTTCTCCCAGTGCTCACCGATTACGCTGAGAACATGTTGAGGTCGAGCGTAGTTGAGGATGATAAAGTTCAGGCATCATTTGATCACCTTCCATTCAGGGATAGTTCCTTTGATATTGTTATGAGTAGTTTCGCTCTCCACGCATCGGATGACATAGAGGTTGTTATAGGAGAAATGGCAAGAGTCTCTAAACACGTTATGGGCTTCATAGCTATGGGTAAGCCAGATAATCCCGTGAAGAGAGCCTACCTTGGACTTTACCTGAGGTTCGTCATGCCCTATATAGCCCGGTTTGGAGGGGCAAAGCCCAGGGATTACAAGTACATATATTTCATATTTAGGAGGCTCCACACTAACTCTTGGTATAGATCCCTGTTCTCAAGGGTTCTAAACGTTATAGTTTACAAGGAACTGGCCCTAAATCTATTTTACTTTGTAGTTGCCATGAAGAGAAATGAACTTCAGGTGAATTAAGCTAGTTGAGAGTCTGGAAACACTGCCAGGAACAATGACTGGAAACCTACTAAGGTTGCTGATCAAGGTTTGTTAGAGGCATAACATGTGGTGCCTCAACTCGTTCACTGAAATGATGTGGGCACTCCTGGAAGTCTAGATGGACTAAACTGTGGCTCTTCAATGCAGGTAACGTGAGAAGCTTGTATAAAAAGAAAAAAATTAATGATAAAAATTATGGGGCATGAGCTAAGTGTGCGGGTATCGTCTCCACGCCTATGACTGCTCCCAGTATCCCAGCCACTATGACTACCAACCAAAAGAGAACGAACAAGATAGTCCACGAACCTAGGGACGGATCCTTGTTCGCGTTCTGCTCCTTCAGGTAATCAAGTTTCAAAGTGACGGGGAAGCCCAGAACTCCTGCCAGACCATAGGTAACATATAAGCCCAATAGGGCCAGAGGTTCCTGCGTAAGGCCGAGCTTGAACCCAACTACCCCGTAATATATCGTAATTAATCCAACGAATAGAGCAAATATTCCAGTAGTTTGCAATCTCTTTCCAGTATAAACTGCAAAGGAGTAAGAAAGCACAATTATCCCCATCAAAAGGTAAACGTCGTTGAACAGTATATTGTAGCTTCCAGGTAAGGTCCAGGTGAACTCACCCCACAGCGCGATGACCGTGATCACAACGCCTAGAATTCCAGCTGGCACAATAGAGTCGTCGAGGCTTCTCTTAATTCCCTGGTAACCTTCCTTTCTGAAACTGAGATAGGCCTGAATGCTGGTGTAACTGATTAAAACTGAAACTAGAGGTAACGTAAACAACATCAAGGCGAGATCATCTATGAATACCATTTGAATCACTGAATAATTCTTGATTCCTAAGTTTTTAAGAATAGAGTATCGATATATATTCAACACGCGTTTTTAAGGAAAATATTTCTCTTTTCAAACACAGAGTCGTTTTTCTATAATGATAAAACTATGTTTGTATGGAAATATGGAAAAATATCTACAAAGCATCACTCTCATACACAACTATTCAAGGTCGCAGGCCTCTCGGTTTCAAACCAGGGCTAGAGGTGAAGCGTGTCATGCCTTACGGCTAAAGACGCTTTCCGTTTGAAGAAAGTAGGGATGAGAGTTTACAATAGGGCGCGTGAATCGCCTACATCAGCCATTTGGAGGAATTAACAGCTCGAAGATAACGTAAAATGTAAATTGCATTAAAGTTTTAAGTTACGGGGGTGTAACTAAGTTACAGGGGTGTAACTTGCTCTTCGATACAGAGCCGAAGACGTCCTTAAGTGATTTGTTTGACAGGGAGGAGGAAGTTGAAAAATTAAAGAGAGGATTAAACGAAAGACTAATCCTAGTCCTAGGGATAAGAAGAATAGGGAAGTCGAGTTTAATCCTTTCTACGTTAAATTCACTGGGAATAGACTACGTCTTTATAGATGTGAGAAAAGTATATGACGGTGTAACAAGAAAAGTATATATTGAAAAGCTTTTAGAGGAGATCTACTCCTCGTTAACTAGACTTAGCAAGAAGGAGTACATAAGAAGCGTGTTTGAAAAAATCGGAATTGAAGTTGAGTACCCCGTTAAAGTAAGAATAAGAGGTGAGGCTAAGGATAACTTAAGCAAAGTATTCGAGGCCCTTAACGAGATAGGACTTAAGAAAGGTAAAGTCCCGGTGGTCTTTGATGAAACTCAGTATTTAAAGTACTCTACTTTGGGTTTAAGACCGTTTTTTGCTCACATTTATGATTATATGAAGGGAATTACATTGATCCTAACGGGTAGTGAAGTTGGTTTACTTCATGACTTTCTTGGCCTTGACGATCCAAAATCGGAACTTTACGGGAGGTATTACTATACTGTGGAATTAAAACCGTTTAATGAGGATAAATCCAAGGAGTTCTTAAGGAGAGGATTTAAGGAAGTAATAGTTGAAGTAAAGGAAAGTGTGATAGGGGAAGCTGTCAAAGAACTAGACGGTATTGTGGGTTGGTTGGTCTATTTCGGCAAATTATATCTAGAAAGAAAGGAGGGAGCAATAGAGGAGGTAAAGGAGATCGGTTCCAATTTAGTTAAAGAAGAATTAAAGGAACTTGAGATAAGGAGCCCCTTCTATCTTCTAATACTTAAGGCTATAGCTAGTCTAGGTAAGGCCAAGTGGAAGAACATAATGGACTACGTTACAGCAACAACTGGGAGAAAAGTAAATAACGCTACTCTTTATAGAGAATTAAATACATTGATGAACATGGGGTTTATAGAGAAAGTCGACGAAGAATATAGGGTTACTGACCCAATAATTAGGTATGCAGTGCTAAAGTGATTTTCCTAAGGGTTAATATGAATGCGAAGAGCTTAGGTATCATTCCTTTACTTTCATACTATCCAAATGATGTAGCTGAATCCTAAATTTCAGCTGAAATGATCCGACGTTGTCATTATCAATGAGTCATCACTTAATGATCGAGATTTCCACCCTTCTAAGGAAACGTAAATCCAATTCAACTACGGAGAGGTTAGGAGATTGGACGACCATTAACGGGATCTCAAAAGAATATGCCAACAAACTCGAGGAGAGGTTGAGTGAATCGAAGGACCATTGTCCTGGACTCCCTACCACAGAGATAAGTAAATGGGCTACCAGTTATAGTTGATTATTTCACCTGAGAATCACGTCTCCTGCACATCTATACACGGAAGTCTCAGGACGTATAAGGGAAGCATCAACTTTTACCTTATTGTGTTGTCCCCGTTGTTCTTGCTCAGCCCCTAACGTACTCACTCTTCATCATACCTAACGCGATTAGTTAAAATTCTTGTATAATACTGAAGTTATCCATAGATCAATAAAGTTTAATTCAAAATTACCTCTTGCTTTCCAATTTCTGTAAATCAGACAATACGAGGTTGTACAGTGTTTCAAGTTCCTTTCCCCATTCTTCTGGAAACCACTTCTTAATATTCTGAAGGACTATCTTTATCGTCAAGGTTAAATCATGCAGTACCTCATCTTCAGTCTTATACTTTGAGAAGTCTGGGTCAAAGCCATTATATTGGTAGTCGTGAAGAAGTAAGGCAACGTTTGTTATTTCTTCGACTTCTGTGTAGCCTATTTTCGCTAAATCAATCGAGATCCCTTTTAGCGCGTGTGATGGCGCGCTGTATCCTCTCTTTATATACCATTCGCTGTTTAGCTTATCCAAGTTTTTAGTAACTAAGGCTGAAAGTAAGGCTTTAACTGCACCAAATGCTTTGCCCGCAGAGTTTCTACTCCTTCCCGCCAGCCACATGTTTATAGCTATATCTAAATCATCAAGTGTTTCTATGATTCTAGCCCTAATGTAAGCTTTTTTGTCAAATTTGGGTGTAAGTAATTTCTCTTCCATAATCCTAACTTGTTTAATCAAACTTAAATACGTGATGAAAATACGGGAAGATAAGTTAGTGAAGTCTTGACTTCACTTCGTCAATATCCTTCCTTGCATTATCTTCCTTCTAAGCTAACAAGGGATAGTTCAAAGATTTCAAGTAATAGTTACACCTAGTTAGTTCCCATCCTTATTTTCTGCAGATATGGAGCGTCTCCGGCTACTAGGCACCATACGATTCGCCTCCAACGAGCCATGGTGGCAAAACCCCGTTTAACATCGTAGAAGGTTGGAGTTCCATTATTGTAGAGAGCGTCTCAAGCACACATAGCTGAATAAATATATATCAAAGCTTATATATAATTATTCAAAAGAGAATAGAAAAGTCAGGAGAGATCAAACTGACTACCATCTTTAAGTCCGCTTATCCGTATCCATGGTATAGGAGCGCCTCAATCGTCAATGGAGAAGTATCTATTTCTCTTCTCATCGGTCTCACTGTACACAATGACCTTACTTGATGAGATGAGTTCCTCTAACTTGGACTCTGGAGAAAGGGATTCCTCTCTTATTAGTTTGGCCGTTCTAATTAGCCCGGTGGGGAGACTTATAACGATCTCCTTCATGTAATGACCCAATCTCTTCGCGAAATACTTCTCAGCTTTTCTTAGAAGTTCCAGTTTCCTTTCCGGTATTCTCGTTCTAGTAAACTTGCTTCTGATCCATTTCCTTACATAGAAGCTATAATTCCCATAGTACTGAAGGAATTGTGTGAGGAGAGGGTTCACCTTAGTCCTCATAACAGGTAAAAGTACGTC containing:
- a CDS encoding zinc-ribbon domain-containing protein yields the protein MPKYCPRCGAQNPDNALFCSSCGYNLQSVYSPSVPSPPNQNPPPIGGQSWGYPPTYISMGISFFA
- a CDS encoding class I SAM-dependent methyltransferase, with protein sequence MDSSVEASDEELKKIYEDIPPSYDRANRFISFNQDVKWRANLVKTLLKFCPNPSKVLDVAAGKGELSYVLRKYWPIVLPVLTDYAENMLRSSVVEDDKVQASFDHLPFRDSSFDIVMSSFALHASDDIEVVIGEMARVSKHVMGFIAMGKPDNPVKRAYLGLYLRFVMPYIARFGGAKPRDYKYIYFIFRRLHTNSWYRSLFSRVLNVIVYKELALNLFYFVVAMKRNELQVN
- a CDS encoding DUF981 family protein; translated protein: MVFIDDLALMLFTLPLVSVLISYTSIQAYLSFRKEGYQGIKRSLDDSIVPAGILGVVITVIALWGEFTWTLPGSYNILFNDVYLLMGIIVLSYSFAVYTGKRLQTTGIFALFVGLITIYYGVVGFKLGLTQEPLALLGLYVTYGLAGVLGFPVTLKLDYLKEQNANKDPSLGSWTILFVLFWLVVIVAGILGAVIGVETIPAHLAHAP
- a CDS encoding AAA family ATPase; translation: MLFDTEPKTSLSDLFDREEEVEKLKRGLNERLILVLGIRRIGKSSLILSTLNSLGIDYVFIDVRKVYDGVTRKVYIEKLLEEIYSSLTRLSKKEYIRSVFEKIGIEVEYPVKVRIRGEAKDNLSKVFEALNEIGLKKGKVPVVFDETQYLKYSTLGLRPFFAHIYDYMKGITLILTGSEVGLLHDFLGLDDPKSELYGRYYYTVELKPFNEDKSKEFLRRGFKEVIVEVKESVIGEAVKELDGIVGWLVYFGKLYLERKEGAIEEVKEIGSNLVKEELKELEIRSPFYLLILKAIASLGKAKWKNIMDYVTATTGRKVNNATLYRELNTLMNMGFIEKVDEEYRVTDPIIRYAVLK
- a CDS encoding PaREP1 family protein: MEEKLLTPKFDKKAYIRARIIETLDDLDIAINMWLAGRSRNSAGKAFGAVKALLSALVTKNLDKLNSEWYIKRGYSAPSHALKGISIDLAKIGYTEVEEITNVALLLHDYQYNGFDPDFSKYKTEDEVLHDLTLTIKIVLQNIKKWFPEEWGKELETLYNLVLSDLQKLESKR